One region of Vidua chalybeata isolate OUT-0048 chromosome 34, bVidCha1 merged haplotype, whole genome shotgun sequence genomic DNA includes:
- the LOC128802174 gene encoding natterin-3-like, which yields MAPLQALLLLLLLGAGVPGVPGVPGVSGISETSGIPAVPAPGMNREELPAPSRPLPRRRRSVAAPSWLRWVPFRGRIPADAVSSRNGRSGRLEFVCSTAARGCNLGAFDPARGAFCSFAWAERELRSADFQLLLNPGGFEALDWVDASFGSAPEGAVEGCPLSDLFVGRSPDGLGKASREQEALFVAVDGEEVWYKWYQVLVVRQGAAGVAIADVSYNGSAALESARDAELAEVLARNDGCEAAERSVTLEEATEVEHGWSAELPALAAARGVLRAAPLLPSERGGWHRGNVTAVPWAGGASVAEFARRSHEARREIPARSECAVVLRGLRREIRVPFSARLTREFRSGPPHRAVIAGWARSRAVTDVRAGLERCRPLAELPPCPS from the exons ATGGCGCCGCTCCAG gcgctgctgctgctgctgctgctcggcgcgggggtcccgggggtcccaggggtcccGGGGGTTTCGGGAATTTCGGAAACTTCCGGAATTCCAGCGGTGCCGGCCCCGGGAATGAACCGCGAGGAGCTCCCCG CTCCCTCCCGGCCCCTTCCCCGCCGCCGTCGCTCCGTGGCCGCCCCGTCCTGGCTGCGCTGGGTCCCGTTCCGCGGCCGCATCCCGGCCGACGCCGTGTCCAGCCGCAACGGCCGCTCGGGCCGCCTGGAGTTCGTCTGCTCCACGGCCGCCCGCGGCTGCAACCTGGGCGCCTTCGACCCCGCGCGCGGCGCCTTCTGCTCCTTCGCGTGGGCTGAGCGGGAGCTGCGCAGCGCCgacttccagctgctgctcaacCCCGGCGGCTTCGAGGCGCTCGACTGGGTGGATGCGTCCTTCGGCAGCGCCCCCGAGGGCGCCGTGGAGGGATGTCCCCTCAGCGACCTCTTCGTGGGCCGCAGCCCGGACGGGCTGGGCAAGGCGTCCAGGGAGCAGGAGGCGCTCTTCGTGGCCGTGGACGGCGAGGAGGTTTGGTACAAGTGGTACCAGGTGCTGGTGGTGCGCCAGGGCGCCGCCGGCGTCGCCATCGCCGACGTGTCCTACAACGGCAGCGCGGCGCTGGAGAGCGCCCGGGACGCGGAGCTGGCCGAGGTGCTGGCGAGGAACGACGGCTGCGAGGCGGCCGAGAGATCCGTCACCTTGGAGGAGGCCACCGAGGTGGAGCACGGCTGGAGCGCCGAGCTGCCGGCGCTGGCGGCCGCCCGCGGCGTGCTCCGGGCGGCCCCGCTGCTCCCGTCCGAGCGGGGCGGGTGGCACCGGGGCAATGTCACCGCCGTGCCGTGGGCGGGCGGCGCCAGCGTCGCCGAGTTCGCGCGGCGGAGCCACGAGGCGCGGCGGGAGATCCCGGCGCGCTCCGAGTGCGCCGTGGTTCTCCGCGGGCTCCGCCGGGAGATCCGCGTCCCCTTCTCGGCCCGGCTGACCAGGGAGTTCCGCTCCGGCCCCCCGCACCGCGCGGTCATCGCCGGCTGGGCGCGGAGCCGCGCGGTCACCGACGTCCGCGCCGGCCTCGAGCGCTGCCGCCCGCTCGCCGAGCTCCCGCCGTGCCCCAGCTGA
- the LOC128802152 gene encoding zinc finger and SCAN domain-containing protein 22-like: protein MSVLLPVPGSIPVWGSRDPPRDPPGPRRDPAGAGPGPAARALCVGERRARGRARPGGRGRDPQLHSSGQDGAPPSPPALGTPAGERGGLGGRAPRAERPRRLVPAAAGAPAAPGGAGTELRRLRFRQFRYQEAAGPRDVWRRLRELSRRWLRPEERSKEQIMELLVLEQFLSILPEDIQSWVWVRHPESCAQAVALAESFQRGRGDPGGIWEQQVTVRVKVEDVAPADVEDPGALGVPPSPPSESPREEAAEEEEPREGDPTAAPEPPLPQPRRPRDVRRGAPRRQARPDPGEPPARPYPCGQCGKTFGRLTHLKTHERTHTGAKPYGCGACGKRFGHLSTLTTHRRLHTGERPYGCGACGKSFTNPSDLNKHRRSHTGERPYPCPACGKRFSQQSNLTMHRRSHTQERPYPCRACGKSFKYLADLTVHERSHTGERPFPCGHCGKSFSNKSSLARHARIHARAAARDK, encoded by the exons ATGTCGGTGCTGCTCCCGGTGCCGGGGTCGATCCCGGT ttgggggtctcgggaccccccccgggaccccccgggaccccgcCGGGAccccgcgggggcggggccgggcccggccgctCGGGCCCTTTGTGTCGGCGAGCGGCGGGCgaggggccgggcccggccgggggGGCGCGGGAGGGACCCCCAG CTCCACAGTTCGGGGCAGGATGgagcccccccctccccgcccgcgCTGGGGACCCCCGCAGGAGAGCGCGGCGGACTCGGGGGCCGCGCTCCCCGCGCGgagcgcccgcgccgcctcgtccccgccgccgccggcgctcccgctgctcccggcggggccggcaccgaACTGCGGCGCCTGCGGTTCCGGCAGTTCCGCTACcaggaggcggcggggccgcgggacGTGTGGCGGAGGCTGCGGGAGCTGTCGCGGCGCTGGCTGCGGCCCGAGGAGCGCAGCAAGGAGCAGAtcatggagctgctggtgctcgAGCAGTTCCTCAGCATCCTGCCCGAGGACATCCAGAGCTGGGTGTGGGTGCGGCACCCCGAGTCCTGCGCGCAGGCCGTGGCCTTGGCCGAGAGCTTCCAGCGGGGACGAGGAGACCCCGGCGGGatctgggagcagcag GTGACCGTGCGGGTGAAGGTGGAGGACGTGGCCCCCGCGGACGTGGAGGACCCCGGAGCTCTGGGGgtccccccgagccccccatCGGAGTCCCCCCGGGAGGAGGCGGCCGAGGAAGAGGAGCCGCGGGAAGGAG ATCCCACcgcggccccggagccgccccttccccagccccgccgcccccgcgaCGTCCGGCGAGGAGCCCCCCGGCGCCAAGCCCGGCCAGACCCCGGCGAGCCGCCGGCGCGGCCGTACCCCTGCGGCCAGTGCGGCAAGACCTTCGGCCGCCTGACCCACCTGAAGACCCACGAGCGGACGCACACGGGGGCGAAGCCGTACGGCTGCGGCGCCTGCGGCAAACGCTTCGGCCACCTGTCCACGCTGACCACGCACCGGCGGCTGCACACCGGCGAGCGGCCGTACGGCTGCGGCGCCTGCGGGAAGAGCTTCACCAACCCCTCGGACCTCAACAAGCACCGGCGGTCGCACACGGGCGAGCGGCCGTACCCGTGCCCGGCGTGCGGCAAGCGCTTCAGCCAGCAGTCCAACCTGACCATGCACCGGCGCAGCCACACGCAGGAGCGGCCCTACCCCTGCCGGGCGTGCGGCAAGAGCTTCAAGTACCTGGCGGACCTGACGGTGCACGAGCGCTCGCACACGGGCGAGCGGCCCTTCCCCTGCGGCCACTGCGGCAAGAGCTTCAGCAACAAGTCCTCGCTGGCCCGGCACGCGCGGATCCACGCCCGGGCGGCCGCCAGGGACAAGTGA